One Aneurinibacillus migulanus genomic region harbors:
- a CDS encoding GNAT family N-acetyltransferase, which produces MNIVVKEATTDHIDSIKINDIFTIDSMLVLSLYNNEIEYQVVEIPSYEKSYNEDEDAVDYQEYIDHPDKTMYLAFMEEQVVGQIILSRNWNNYAYIEDIKVDKDCRRYGIGRKLIEHAKHWAIAHDMRGIMLETQNTNVKACKFYESCGFKIGGFDCNLYKGINKNSKEIAIFWYFMF; this is translated from the coding sequence ATGAATATTGTTGTAAAAGAAGCGACAACGGATCATATTGATAGTATCAAAATAAATGATATCTTTACGATTGATTCTATGCTTGTTTTATCTTTATACAATAATGAGATTGAGTATCAGGTTGTAGAGATACCAAGTTATGAGAAAAGCTATAACGAGGATGAAGATGCTGTTGATTATCAGGAGTATATCGATCATCCGGACAAAACTATGTATCTTGCATTTATGGAGGAACAAGTGGTTGGTCAGATTATACTAAGTAGAAACTGGAACAATTACGCCTACATAGAAGATATAAAAGTGGATAAAGACTGTAGAAGGTACGGTATCGGCAGAAAATTAATTGAACATGCAAAGCATTGGGCAATTGCTCATGATATGCGAGGAATAATGTTAGAAACACAAAATACGAATGTTAAAGCATGTAAGTTTTATGAGAGTTGCGGCTTCAAAATAGGAGGTTTTGATTGTAATCTATACAAAGGAATAAATAAAAACAGCAAGGAGATAGCAATTTTTTGGTATTTTATGTTCTGA
- a CDS encoding response regulator transcription factor, giving the protein MTDLKNKKILIVDDESDLRQMIEVFLRKEGYSRIYLAENCAEAIALCHSVKPDIAILDVMLPDEDGFSLLGRIRQFSMMPVLFLSARGEDEDRLIGLGLGADDYVVKPFLPRELILRLTAILKRVYAPAQRESLPIFDLIDCTIDLESATVYKNVKEQPLTAKEHALLLKLYESKNRIITSDALCQAIWGDDAYGYENTLMVHIRRIREKIEVNPSQPQSLLTVRGLGYKLMVKG; this is encoded by the coding sequence ATGACTGATTTAAAAAATAAAAAGATACTTATTGTTGATGATGAGTCAGATTTGCGTCAAATGATTGAAGTTTTTTTACGTAAAGAAGGCTATTCTCGCATTTATTTAGCTGAAAATTGCGCTGAAGCGATTGCACTATGTCATTCTGTCAAACCTGATATTGCCATACTAGATGTCATGCTTCCTGATGAAGATGGCTTTTCTCTGCTTGGCCGTATCCGGCAATTCTCCATGATGCCAGTGCTGTTCCTCTCTGCCCGTGGAGAAGATGAAGACCGTTTGATTGGTCTTGGCTTAGGCGCGGATGATTATGTAGTTAAGCCTTTTTTACCCCGAGAACTCATACTGCGCCTGACGGCAATTTTAAAACGTGTCTATGCACCGGCACAGCGCGAAAGTCTGCCTATATTTGACTTAATAGACTGCACGATTGATCTCGAAAGTGCGACGGTGTATAAAAACGTCAAAGAACAACCGCTGACCGCAAAAGAACATGCACTTCTTTTGAAGCTTTATGAAAGTAAAAACCGCATCATCACGAGTGACGCCCTCTGTCAAGCGATTTGGGGTGATGATGCATACGGTTACGAAAATACGTTGATGGTACACATCCGCCGTATCCGCGAAAAAATCGAAGTGAATCCGTCTCAGCCTCAAAGTCTACTTACGGTACGTGGTTTAGGATATAAGCTAATGGTTAAGGGGTAA
- a CDS encoding TetR/AcrR family transcriptional regulator, producing MPKLIDHEKRRKQIAEATWRVILEQGMEGATVRKIAKEAGLSLGALRHYFSTQDELLVYAMQLVKEKATARITEIAMQDLPPKEKILNIMLQIVPVNDETMAEMEVWFAFTAHFRHKQDTFDAQHDRIFVGMQKIIDYLDQFNLLQKNLDKEIEAEKLYALIDGLALHMMLEPQRVNKDRIVRVLVHHLNSICVGEPDE from the coding sequence ATGCCTAAATTAATTGATCATGAAAAAAGAAGAAAACAAATTGCAGAAGCAACGTGGCGAGTTATTTTAGAACAAGGAATGGAAGGAGCGACCGTAAGGAAAATTGCAAAAGAAGCGGGACTATCATTAGGTGCGCTGCGTCATTATTTTTCAACACAAGATGAACTACTTGTTTATGCAATGCAACTTGTTAAAGAAAAGGCGACAGCTCGAATTACTGAAATTGCTATGCAAGACTTGCCTCCGAAAGAGAAAATATTAAACATCATGCTTCAGATTGTCCCAGTAAATGATGAAACGATGGCAGAGATGGAAGTTTGGTTTGCTTTCACGGCCCACTTCAGACATAAGCAAGATACTTTTGATGCCCAGCATGACAGGATTTTTGTCGGAATGCAAAAGATCATCGACTATTTAGATCAGTTTAACTTACTGCAAAAAAATCTTGATAAAGAAATTGAAGCTGAAAAGCTATACGCGTTAATCGATGGTTTAGCGTTACATATGATGCTTGAACCTCAGCGTGTCAATAAAGATCGGATCGTCCGCGTGTTAGTTCATCATTTAAATTCGATTTGCGTCGGTGAACCAGACGAGTAG
- a CDS encoding helix-turn-helix domain-containing protein, whose translation MDIGRKIKDLRESKSYSVRELAKLCELSPSLVSQVERNVASPSIASLVKIAEVLNVPVGHFFEEQEKRSHIVRKHERRKLIYPDHAAMYELATPQELDGELRVLIVTLKSKQYSSMERISHHDDKEICFVLKGKVTVEFENSSFVLEEGDSIVFNSQNPHRFYNPSEDEVQFQLVVLK comes from the coding sequence GTGGATATCGGAAGGAAGATAAAAGATTTACGTGAGTCAAAAAGCTATTCAGTAAGGGAGCTGGCAAAATTGTGTGAGCTTTCTCCGAGCTTGGTTAGTCAAGTAGAGAGAAATGTTGCTAGTCCGTCCATCGCATCATTAGTCAAAATAGCAGAAGTTTTGAACGTCCCGGTTGGACATTTTTTTGAGGAACAGGAAAAGAGAAGCCATATTGTACGGAAACATGAGAGACGAAAACTCATTTATCCTGATCATGCAGCTATGTACGAGCTAGCAACGCCACAAGAGTTAGATGGGGAACTGAGAGTATTAATTGTGACCTTAAAATCAAAACAATATTCGTCAATGGAGAGAATAAGTCATCATGATGATAAGGAAATCTGTTTCGTCCTAAAGGGAAAGGTAACGGTTGAGTTCGAAAATTCTAGCTTTGTGTTAGAAGAAGGAGATTCTATTGTTTTCAATTCACAGAATCCTCACCGATTCTATAACCCTTCGGAAGATGAGGTGCAATTTCAGCTGGTTGTGCTCAAATAG
- a CDS encoding carboxymuconolactone decarboxylase family protein, which translates to MSRLPLINIDEKPFQRAFANAPILLEAFTQMEKGLGEYLEPELLELIRLRAAANNGCQYCQSVQRIAMDEKKRNFAMIKNKEGDLTEREKVALELTDRIMAYHGNLPEELLQNVKQHFSNEEMIALLWQIGIKNAANWFIISMQIETE; encoded by the coding sequence ATGTCCCGATTACCATTAATCAATATTGATGAAAAACCCTTTCAAAGAGCTTTTGCAAACGCTCCTATACTATTGGAAGCGTTTACTCAAATGGAGAAGGGGCTTGGAGAGTACCTCGAACCTGAACTTTTGGAACTCATTCGTCTTCGTGCAGCTGCAAACAATGGGTGCCAATATTGCCAAAGCGTACAAAGAATTGCTATGGATGAGAAAAAGAGAAATTTTGCAATGATAAAAAATAAGGAAGGGGATTTAACTGAAAGGGAAAAGGTAGCACTAGAACTTACCGATCGTATCATGGCATACCATGGGAATTTACCAGAAGAGTTGCTTCAAAACGTAAAACAACATTTTTCGAACGAAGAGATGATAGCGCTTCTTTGGCAGATAGGAATTAAAAATGCGGCAAATTGGTTTATTATTTCCATGCAAATTGAAACCGAATAA
- a CDS encoding sensor histidine kinase, whose protein sequence is MSSTLRILRGFAGATILISILLLFINFIVGFMITVPQSSLSSTGLVKTFANKLEGSNGVYSLDTQVEKQLKHNHLWAMLINNTGQVSWSYALPAEIPQTYSLTEVAKFSRSFLMDYPVLVWEHPDGLVVIGYPKGSYAKYYLIYPIDFVASIPLLLVGLLIGNILLALLFSMLLGGRLITPLKSLVNGIHALAHEQPVHIKPKGILSELAESLNHASDTLKAKNKMLKTRDEARFNWIAGISHDIRTPLSMVLGYASDLEENPNLPQEQQKQAAIIRQQGVKLRELVKDLNLVSMLEYEMQPLVNKPMRLAPIARQVASDFLNNGLDEKYNIQLDIEDETVTVNGDEKLLTRALTNLVQNSITHNPQGCEIRIQIPQSNIAQQLCSIIVFDNGQGISQDQLSDLMELPYSDKRKHRLSNGHGLGLPIVTRITKAHGGQLELFSDIQEGLTAIIYLPKNIESQVCSHK, encoded by the coding sequence ATGAGCAGTACATTACGTATCCTGCGGGGATTTGCTGGAGCAACAATATTAATCTCTATTCTGCTTTTATTCATAAATTTTATTGTGGGATTTATGATTACTGTACCACAAAGCAGTTTATCTTCCACAGGTTTGGTTAAAACGTTTGCTAACAAATTAGAAGGAAGTAACGGTGTGTATTCTCTTGATACACAAGTAGAAAAGCAGCTAAAGCACAACCACCTGTGGGCTATGTTAATTAATAACACTGGACAGGTGTCCTGGAGCTATGCTTTACCAGCTGAAATTCCGCAAACCTATTCACTGACAGAAGTTGCGAAGTTTTCGCGTTCGTTTCTAATGGATTATCCAGTGCTTGTCTGGGAACATCCTGACGGGTTAGTCGTAATAGGCTATCCAAAAGGCAGTTACGCAAAATACTATTTGATCTATCCGATTGACTTTGTCGCCTCAATTCCTCTACTTTTAGTCGGACTGCTCATCGGAAATATATTACTGGCATTATTGTTCTCTATGCTACTTGGTGGGCGGTTAATTACACCATTAAAATCATTGGTTAACGGTATTCATGCGCTTGCCCACGAACAGCCAGTCCACATTAAGCCAAAAGGTATTCTTAGTGAACTGGCTGAAAGCCTGAATCATGCCTCCGATACATTAAAGGCTAAAAATAAGATGCTAAAAACAAGGGACGAGGCCCGTTTCAATTGGATTGCTGGGATATCCCATGATATACGTACACCTCTCTCCATGGTTCTTGGCTACGCCAGTGATTTGGAAGAAAATCCGAATTTGCCACAAGAGCAGCAGAAGCAAGCTGCTATAATACGGCAACAGGGAGTTAAGTTACGCGAATTGGTTAAAGACCTCAACCTTGTATCTATGCTGGAGTATGAAATGCAGCCTCTTGTAAACAAACCAATGCGATTAGCTCCAATTGCGCGGCAAGTTGCTTCAGATTTTCTGAACAATGGATTGGATGAGAAATACAACATTCAATTGGACATCGAAGATGAAACCGTTACTGTTAACGGTGATGAAAAGTTATTGACACGGGCATTAACCAATTTAGTACAAAACAGCATTACTCACAACCCACAAGGATGTGAAATTCGTATACAAATTCCGCAAAGCAATATCGCTCAACAATTGTGCAGCATCATTGTATTTGACAACGGTCAAGGAATCTCACAGGACCAACTTAGCGATCTGATGGAACTCCCCTATTCTGATAAGCGAAAGCATCGCCTCAGTAATGGTCACGGACTGGGGCTCCCTATCGTGACACGTATTACGAAAGCACATGGAGGGCAGCTTGAACTGTTCAGTGATATTCAAGAGGGATTAACCGCAATTATTTATCTTCCAAAAAATATTGAGTCTCAAGTGTGTAGTCATAAATAA
- a CDS encoding uracil-DNA glycosylase — MVQQTTGLQTLSFLASTQIHPSWEAFFQQAHIQQQLLNIQNTIGQPFTPTPNLVLRFATVNLANVKVIILGKDPYPQEGVATGRSFEVNGVSNWFDKKVNSSLKNIIKLMHKTYMKRDMGASIAEVRADIQSGTFPILPPNQAFDDWERKGVLFLNTAYTCQIGGIEASGSHLQIWKHFFEALLQYITKNNQDIRYFLWGDARKYQKILVQNNVASAHIYLSLHPSTNGDAGGYENNTRFLNCPCFLETEDMVEWVAR, encoded by the coding sequence ATGGTACAACAAACAACTGGTTTACAAACATTGAGCTTTTTAGCATCAACTCAAATTCATCCCTCATGGGAGGCTTTCTTTCAGCAGGCACATATTCAGCAGCAATTACTTAATATCCAAAACACAATCGGACAACCATTTACACCGACACCGAATTTGGTGCTGCGATTTGCGACCGTTAATCTAGCGAACGTGAAGGTCATCATTTTAGGAAAAGATCCGTACCCCCAAGAAGGTGTTGCGACAGGTCGGAGCTTTGAAGTCAATGGAGTGAGCAACTGGTTTGATAAAAAAGTAAATAGCTCGCTAAAAAATATCATTAAACTTATGCATAAAACCTATATGAAGCGAGATATGGGGGCAAGTATTGCCGAGGTTCGAGCCGATATTCAATCCGGCACATTTCCGATTCTTCCTCCGAATCAAGCATTTGATGATTGGGAAAGAAAAGGGGTACTCTTTTTGAATACAGCGTATACGTGCCAAATAGGAGGAATCGAAGCATCAGGGAGCCATCTGCAAATATGGAAACATTTCTTTGAAGCTCTCCTACAATATATAACAAAAAATAACCAGGATATTCGCTACTTCTTATGGGGAGATGCCCGAAAGTATCAGAAGATATTGGTTCAGAATAATGTCGCTTCCGCGCACATCTATCTAAGCCTTCATCCCAGCACAAATGGAGATGCTGGTGGCTATGAGAATAACACTCGTTTTTTAAACTGTCCTTGTTTCCTGGAGACAGAGGATATGGTTGAATGGGTTGCACGATGA